A stretch of the Thiocystis violascens DSM 198 genome encodes the following:
- a CDS encoding biliverdin-producing heme oxygenase, translated as MHHPDPPNPLPSPASRTNLTATLRQATAETHATVEQLPIMLRLTSSSVTRDDYRRYLQTLAILYARVEAPFYNGLDDAVRERLGVRPKLPALLRDLEEQGDPAPTAIVEPDPQTPNVIKTRSTSALVGGLYVLEGATLGGRTIARHLRRVLGDGLGAASFLDFHGEQTSAAWKRFSGALDELCADGTLLPEAVIAGALVAFQDIYRRLEQASKP; from the coding sequence ATGCACCATCCCGACCCACCGAATCCTCTTCCTTCCCCCGCATCCAGAACGAATCTGACCGCGACCCTGCGCCAGGCGACCGCCGAGACGCACGCGACCGTCGAACAATTGCCCATCATGCTCCGCCTGACCTCGTCGTCGGTCACCCGCGACGACTACCGACGCTATCTTCAGACCCTCGCCATCCTTTATGCCCGCGTGGAAGCGCCCTTTTACAATGGCCTTGACGATGCGGTGCGCGAGCGTTTAGGGGTCCGCCCCAAGCTGCCCGCGTTGCTCCGCGATCTGGAAGAGCAGGGAGATCCGGCGCCGACGGCGATCGTCGAGCCGGATCCACAAACGCCGAACGTTATCAAGACGCGAAGCACAAGCGCACTCGTCGGCGGCCTCTATGTTCTGGAAGGCGCAACATTGGGCGGACGGACCATCGCCAGACATTTACGTCGAGTCCTGGGGGATGGACTTGGCGCAGCGTCCTTTCTCGACTTCCATGGCGAGCAGACGTCCGCGGCCTGGAAGCGTTTTTCCGGCGCGCTGGATGAACTCTGCGCCGACGGGACACTGCTGCCAGAGGCGGTGATCGCCGGCGCACTTGTCGCCTTTCAGGACATTTACCGTCGACTGGAGCAGGCATCGAAACCGTGA
- the rpoH gene encoding RNA polymerase sigma factor RpoH codes for MAKDFSLMPTGTIESYISSAYQIPVLTPEEEKSLAMQLRDHGDMAAARRLVTSHLRFVIRIARGYLGYGLPLPDLIQEGTVGLIKAVRRFEPDMGVRLVSFAVHWIRAEIHEYILRNWRIVKVATTKAQRKLFFNLRSSKKRLGWFTRQEVEDVAADLGVKPETVLQMESRLSNQDLSFDGLEDDDDDSPTAPSTYLPDTRMEPAKMLELEDTDRNRRERLYAALQGLDERSKTILHERWLSEKKQTLHELAEQFGVSAERIRQIEKNAMKKMRLQLEV; via the coding sequence ATGGCTAAAGATTTCTCTCTAATGCCGACAGGCACGATCGAGTCCTATATCAGCAGCGCGTATCAGATTCCGGTCCTGACTCCGGAAGAGGAAAAGTCGCTGGCGATGCAGCTGCGCGACCATGGCGACATGGCCGCGGCGCGGCGCCTGGTCACCTCCCACTTGAGATTCGTGATTCGCATTGCGCGCGGCTATCTTGGTTATGGGCTCCCGCTGCCGGATCTGATTCAGGAAGGCACCGTGGGTCTGATCAAGGCGGTGCGCCGCTTCGAGCCCGACATGGGCGTGCGCCTGGTGTCCTTCGCCGTGCACTGGATCCGCGCCGAAATCCACGAGTACATCCTACGCAACTGGCGGATCGTGAAGGTCGCGACCACCAAGGCACAGCGGAAGCTGTTTTTTAATCTGCGCAGTTCCAAAAAGCGTCTTGGCTGGTTTACCCGGCAGGAAGTGGAGGACGTGGCGGCGGATCTCGGCGTCAAGCCGGAAACCGTCCTGCAAATGGAATCGCGTCTGTCGAACCAGGATCTGTCCTTCGACGGTCTGGAAGACGACGACGACGATTCCCCCACGGCACCCTCGACCTATCTGCCCGATACGCGCATGGAACCGGCAAAAATGCTGGAACTGGAGGATACGGATCGCAATCGGCGCGAACGACTCTATGCCGCGCTTCAGGGCCTGGACGAGCGCAGCAAGACCATTCTGCATGAGCGCTGGCTGTCGGAAAAAAAGCAGACGCTTCACGAGTTGGCCGAACAGTTCGGGGTTTCCGCCGAACGGATTCGACAGATCGAGAAGAACGCCATGAAAAAGATGCGCTTGCAATTGGAGGTCTAG
- the serB gene encoding phosphoserine phosphatase SerB, protein MSEIVLINVTGEDRPGITAALTEILARYRIPILDIGQSTIHNALTLGLLVELPRDGSACPVFKDLLFRAHGLGLDIRFTPIDADDYEAWVHEQGQPRHIITLLGRQIDAEHLAQVSAVVAERGLNVDHIVRLTGRISRRDRHPHPLASVELSVRGAVEDLSDLHGALLALGQVMDVDVSVQEDDIFRRNRRLVCFDMDSTLIQTEVIDELAVVAGVGAEVAAITEAAMRGELDFQESFRRRMALLKGLDESVLAGIAERLPITDGADRLIATLKRLGYKIAILSGGFTYFAEHLQRRFGIDDVFANRLEFRDGKLTGEVSGEIVDGARKAALLRELAAREGIRLEQVIAVGDGANDLPMLSIAGLGIAFHAKPIVTRQARHSIATVGLDGILYLLGMRDRDVAMLVET, encoded by the coding sequence ATGAGCGAAATCGTCCTGATCAATGTGACGGGCGAGGATCGGCCGGGCATTACCGCCGCCTTGACCGAGATCCTCGCCCGTTATCGCATCCCCATCCTCGATATCGGCCAGTCGACCATTCACAATGCCCTGACGCTGGGACTGCTCGTTGAACTGCCGCGCGACGGCAGCGCCTGTCCGGTCTTTAAGGATCTGCTGTTTCGCGCGCATGGTCTGGGGCTCGACATTCGTTTCACGCCCATCGACGCCGACGACTACGAGGCATGGGTGCATGAACAGGGTCAGCCGCGGCACATCATCACGCTGCTCGGTCGCCAGATCGATGCCGAACACCTGGCGCAAGTCTCTGCCGTTGTCGCCGAGCGGGGGCTCAATGTCGACCATATCGTGAGACTGACCGGACGCATCTCGCGTCGCGATCGACACCCGCATCCGCTGGCGTCGGTCGAACTCTCGGTGCGGGGCGCGGTCGAGGATCTCTCCGATCTGCATGGCGCCCTCCTGGCGCTGGGTCAGGTCATGGATGTCGATGTGTCCGTGCAGGAAGACGACATCTTCCGGCGGAATCGTCGTCTCGTCTGTTTCGATATGGATTCGACCCTGATCCAGACCGAGGTGATCGACGAACTTGCCGTCGTGGCCGGCGTTGGCGCCGAGGTGGCGGCCATCACCGAGGCGGCCATGCGCGGCGAACTGGACTTTCAGGAGAGCTTCCGTCGTCGCATGGCCCTGCTCAAGGGGCTGGACGAATCCGTGCTGGCCGGGATCGCCGAGCGGCTGCCGATCACCGATGGGGCCGACAGACTGATCGCGACACTCAAGCGGCTGGGCTACAAAATCGCCATCCTGTCTGGCGGTTTCACCTATTTCGCCGAGCATCTGCAGCGTCGTTTCGGGATCGACGATGTCTTCGCCAATCGCCTGGAATTTCGCGACGGCAAACTGACGGGCGAGGTGTCGGGCGAGATCGTCGACGGCGCGCGCAAGGCCGCCCTGTTGCGCGAACTCGCCGCTCGCGAGGGGATCCGCTTGGAGCAGGTCATCGCTGTCGGCGATGGCGCCAACGATTTGCCCATGCTCTCCATCGCCGGACTCGGCATCGCCTTCCACGCCAAGCCCATCGTCACGCGCCAGGCCAGGCACTCCATCGCCACGGTCGGGCTCGATGGCATCCTCTATCTGCTTGGGATGCGCGACCGAGATGTCGCAATGCTGGTTGAAACCTAA